CAAGCAATGCCATGGCATGAATGGAGATGGACTGGGAGCCATGGCTCCTAATATGAGCCCCAAACCTAGAAACTTCACATGTAAACCAACGATGGATCAAGTTTCGGATGGCCAGTTGTTTTGGATCATTAAAAACGGTTCCAAGGCAACTTCCATGCCGCCTTACTCACATCTATCGGACCAAACAATCTGGCAACTCATTCATTATATACGGTCCTTATCAGAAGAACCTGTTTGATACTCATTTACAAAATAAATAGCCCTTAATACTGTAAATATTTATTTTGATCGATTAAGTAAATTCAAAGAAGTTTATCAAACGCAGGCAAAGCCATGAACAAGTTATGGATATTCTCAGTGTTTATTGTGCTCACGGAATTGGGGATGGCTGGATGTCAGCCAGAAACAAATTTTCGGGCTTACAAGGATCAAAAAAATAAAGGGGAACAGATCTTTCTAAAAGACATGCAAGCTTGTCAGGATATTGCTAATCAAAGTAGTAAACGTAGTGAAGGAAGCGAAGGTGCTGGTGAGCGATTAAACCGAAAGCATTCCTTATATCAAATCTGCATGGAAAGCAAAAATTGGACTTTAAAAAAATGAAAACAAAAAACGAAGCCAATCATTTTAGAACCTATTCATGTATGGCCATACTTTTAGGCCTTTTGCTGCTGATGGTTGGTGCCGCATGGGCGGAACAGGAAGCACCGCTAGAACTTCCAAAAGTAGAAGGCTCTAAGAGCTATGACCTGGAGATCGATCAAATCAATAGACAGGGCATCAAGCTTTATGAACAAAGCGATTTCAAGACAGCAATTGACCGATTCAAAAAGGCTTTGAATTTGGCACAGCAATTAAGGGATCCGAGCCAGGGAATTTTATTTTACAACCTTGCTCTGGGCCTTCATCAAGCTGGGCAACACGAAGATGCCACCAAACGGTTTTATTCGGCTCGTCGATTTGCCCGAGGCAACAAAATGATTTTGAATTCGGAGTTATTGAAAAATCATGAATGTGGACTCAACCCAAGTGTGCCCTGTGATAAAAAGGTGCCGCTTCCATT
The nucleotide sequence above comes from Nitrospinota bacterium. Encoded proteins:
- a CDS encoding cytochrome c gives rise to the protein MFYIKLFRILSFIIIFLFFALSFHLTNIAWAKECPQKRKTITAPKEFLEKVNPLRKEPRFVKEGKVLAHIKAKPLACKQCHGMNGDGLGAMAPNMSPKPRNFTCKPTMDQVSDGQLFWIIKNGSKATSMPPYSHLSDQTIWQLIHYIRSLSEEPV
- a CDS encoding tetratricopeptide repeat protein; this encodes MDFKKMKTKNEANHFRTYSCMAILLGLLLLMVGAAWAEQEAPLELPKVEGSKSYDLEIDQINRQGIKLYEQSDFKTAIDRFKKALNLAQQLRDPSQGILFYNLALGLHQAGQHEDATKRFYSARRFARGNKMILNSELLKNHECGLNPSVPCDKKVPLPLNIEGSN